The DNA sequence AATTAAGTGCCTTCGCCATCTGATCCTCCCCAAGTCTCCAAAACTTTAGATAAAATCATGGTTTTTTCAATCTTTTCATCTGGGGTTCGACATCTGATTCGCACCTCACAGGCCAATTTTGCTTTGGTGTCCGGGCCGTTTGCCCCCGCCACTCGCCAAACCGTCCGAAGGCGGGCATGATTCCCCGCAAGGTCGGCCAAAATGGGGTCAACGAAAATATGACCAGACGCTAACCCGGCCAAACCAAATGAGAGAGGGAAACCAATGTCTGTAGAACTATCCATGTTGATGTGGAGTGGTGTGCTTTTACTGGTGCTTATCGTGATGTCCGCCAATGCGGGCATCATGGCCATGGGGCTGCCATGGGGCTTTAGCAATCGCGACGAAACCGCAGCGCTCGACGGCTGGGGCGCGCGGGCCAAACGCTGCTATATGAACCACCTTGAAAACACGGTCATCTTTGCTGCCATTCTCCTACCCGTGAGCCTATCCGGGATCAGCAATGACATGACGGTGTTGGGCGCACAGATATTCCTCGCAGGTCGTGTAGCGCACGCCATCATCTATGTGGCAGGCATAACACTGCTGGGGCTTCGCACACTGGCCTACTTTGCAGGCGTCATCGGGACTGTCATGATCCTGATCCAGGCAATCTAAACTCGGAGGGCGGCGGCTTTTCCTGGCTTCTG is a window from the Rhodobiaceae bacterium genome containing:
- a CDS encoding MAPEG family protein gives rise to the protein MSVELSMLMWSGVLLLVLIVMSANAGIMAMGLPWGFSNRDETAALDGWGARAKRCYMNHLENTVIFAAILLPVSLSGISNDMTVLGAQIFLAGRVAHAIIYVAGITLLGLRTLAYFAGVIGTVMILIQAI